A single Actinomadura algeriensis DNA region contains:
- a CDS encoding ABC transporter ATP-binding protein, which translates to MTRAHALRGEGLVLRYGKSTVVHGASLTLEAGRVTALVGPNGSGKSTLLRSLARLHRVDDGHVTVGGRDGEPDRPVSLLSARRFAREVTLFAQSRPAPEGLAVGDVVAFGRHPYRRGFAGLSAADRRAIEHAMDVTGVRDMAGRAAGELSGGEMQRVWLATCLAQNTRVVLLDEPTNHLDLRYQVETLDLIRDLAEDHDVAVGVVLHDLDHAARVADTLLLLSDGRVRAAGDPAEVLTTENLSEVYGIRVEVAADPRTGRLRIDPVGRHPGRVRAAPDRPHREEQRRENRP; encoded by the coding sequence GTGACGCGAGCGCACGCCCTGCGCGGGGAAGGGTTGGTCCTGCGCTACGGCAAGTCCACGGTCGTCCACGGCGCCTCGCTCACCCTCGAGGCCGGGCGGGTGACCGCCCTGGTGGGGCCGAACGGCAGCGGCAAGTCGACGCTCCTGCGCTCGCTCGCCCGGCTGCACCGCGTCGACGACGGTCACGTGACCGTCGGCGGCCGCGACGGGGAGCCCGACCGTCCCGTCTCGCTGCTCAGCGCCCGCCGCTTCGCGCGAGAGGTCACCCTGTTCGCCCAGTCCAGGCCCGCCCCCGAAGGACTGGCGGTCGGCGACGTCGTGGCGTTCGGACGCCACCCGTACCGGCGCGGCTTCGCGGGGCTCTCCGCCGCGGACCGGCGCGCGATCGAGCACGCGATGGACGTCACCGGGGTGCGGGACATGGCCGGCCGGGCGGCCGGCGAACTGTCCGGCGGAGAGATGCAGCGCGTCTGGCTCGCCACCTGCCTGGCCCAGAACACCCGCGTGGTGCTGCTGGACGAACCCACCAACCACCTGGACCTGCGGTACCAGGTCGAGACCCTCGACCTGATCCGCGATCTCGCAGAGGACCACGACGTCGCCGTCGGCGTCGTCCTGCACGACCTCGACCACGCGGCGCGCGTCGCGGACACGCTGCTGCTGCTGAGCGACGGCCGCGTCCGCGCCGCGGGCGACCCGGCCGAGGTCCTCACCACGGAGAACCTCAGCGAGGTCTACGGCATCCGGGTCGAGGTCGCCGCGGACCCCCGGACGGGCCGGCTCCGCATCGACCCCGTCGGCCGGCACCCCGGCCGCGTCCGGGCCGCCCCCGACCGACCGCACAGAGAAGAACAGAGAAGAGAGAACCGCCCATGA
- a CDS encoding iron-siderophore ABC transporter substrate-binding protein, with protein sequence MTSFRRLATAACVAAALATAGCGTTSVEEAGSGGVAAPASRSCADDTTTTSTGPVTLTDGVGRKVELPKPAERIAVLEWQQVEDALTLCVTPVAVSDTKGYSTWVSSEKLPAGVTDIGTREEPDLDTLYAANPDLIIVEAFDAEDEIIAQLEKRDVPVLVTLGADPKDPIGNMKRVFEMIGAATGRTERAEQVVKDFDAHFAEAKEKVAGVDLPTKDFLYFDGWLQGGNLTIRPYGEGALFTALGEELGLTPVWTDEINKAYGDGGVDPAYGLAQTDVEGLTAVGEANLFYANDDGAGGYVKALQKNSIWTSLPAVKEGRAHSFPPRIWGAGGPRSTEQAVDAFVDLLTKE encoded by the coding sequence ATGACCAGTTTTCGCCGTCTCGCGACCGCCGCCTGCGTCGCCGCCGCCCTCGCCACGGCGGGATGCGGCACGACCAGCGTCGAGGAGGCCGGGTCCGGCGGCGTCGCCGCGCCCGCGTCGCGAAGTTGCGCCGACGACACCACGACCACGTCGACCGGCCCGGTGACGCTGACCGACGGCGTCGGCCGGAAGGTGGAGCTCCCCAAGCCCGCCGAGCGCATCGCGGTCCTGGAATGGCAGCAGGTCGAGGACGCGCTCACCCTGTGCGTCACCCCCGTGGCGGTGTCCGACACGAAGGGCTACAGCACGTGGGTGAGCTCGGAGAAGCTCCCCGCGGGCGTGACCGACATCGGCACCCGTGAGGAGCCCGACCTCGACACCCTCTACGCGGCGAACCCCGACCTGATCATCGTGGAGGCGTTCGACGCCGAGGACGAGATCATCGCGCAGCTGGAGAAGCGCGACGTGCCCGTCCTCGTCACCCTCGGGGCCGACCCGAAGGACCCCATCGGGAACATGAAGCGCGTCTTCGAGATGATCGGCGCGGCGACCGGACGCACCGAGCGGGCCGAGCAGGTCGTCAAGGACTTCGACGCCCACTTCGCGGAGGCCAAGGAGAAGGTGGCCGGGGTCGACCTGCCGACGAAGGACTTCCTGTACTTCGACGGATGGCTCCAGGGCGGCAACCTCACCATCCGCCCCTACGGCGAAGGCGCGCTGTTCACCGCCCTCGGCGAGGAACTCGGGCTCACCCCCGTCTGGACGGACGAGATCAACAAGGCGTACGGGGACGGCGGCGTCGACCCCGCCTACGGCCTCGCGCAGACCGACGTCGAGGGCCTGACCGCCGTGGGCGAGGCCAACCTCTTCTACGCCAACGACGACGGCGCCGGCGGCTACGTCAAGGCGCTGCAGAAGAACTCGATCTGGACGTCCCTGCCCGCCGTCAAGGAAGGACGGGCGCACTCCTTCCCGCCGCGGATCTGGGGGGCCGGCGGCCCCCGGTCGACCGAGCAGGCGGTCGACGCCTTCGTCGACCTTCTCACCAAGGAATGA